In Raphanus sativus cultivar WK10039 unplaced genomic scaffold, ASM80110v3 Scaffold1639, whole genome shotgun sequence, one genomic interval encodes:
- the LOC130504524 gene encoding uncharacterized protein LOC130504524: protein MMLFMIVAVLVCLACYIYRSLKPPPPRICDDPHGPPVTSPRIKLSDGRHIAYKESGVNSTNAKYKIIVVHGFGSSKDMDFPISKDLVEELGLYFVFFDRAGYGESDPHPSRTVKSEANDIEELADKLTLGPKVYVIGVSLGAYSVYSCLKYIPHRLAGAVLVVPFVSYWWTKVPQNILSEALKLLPETDQWTYRVAHYVPWLLYWWLTQKLFPSSSIISGSRALRSEKDLTIIKKKQENPNPLMEKARQQGDHESLHRDMIAGFATWEFDPTELENPFVEGVGSVHMWQGMEDKIIPREINQYISKKLPWIKYHEVPGYGHLLNAEEGKCEDIIKALLVDG, encoded by the exons ATGATGCTTTTTATGATCGTTGCGGTCCTTGTATGCCTTGCATGCTACATTTACCGATCATTGAAGCCTCCACCACCGAGAATCTGCGATGATCCTCATGGTCCTCCGGTTACTTCTCCGAGAATCAAGCTCAGTGATGGAAGACATATTGCTTATAAAGAATCTGGTGTTAATAGTACCAATGCTAAGTACAAGATCATCGTCGTCCATGGATTTGGCAGCTCCAAAGACATGGATTTTCCTATCTCTAAG gATCTTGTTGAGGAGCTAGgtctatattttgtatttttcgaTAGAGCAGGATATGGAGAAAGTGATCCACACCCTTCGCGCACAGTCAAAAGCGAAGCAAACGACATTGAAGAACTCGCCGACAAACTCACACTTGGACCAAAGGTCTACGTTATCGGGGTATCACTCGGTGCATACTCCGTTTATAGCTGCCTCAAATATATTCCCCACag ACTAGCTGGTGCAGTCTTAGTGGTTCCATTTGTGAGCTACTGGTGGACCAAAGTACCTCAAAACATATTGAGTGAAGCGCTCAAGCTACTGCCAGAAACAGACCAGTGGACGTATAGAGTGGCTCATTATGTTCCTTGGCTCTTGTATTGGTGGTTGACCCAAAAATTGTTTCCTTCTTCGAGTATAATCTCTGGGAGCAGGGCGTTACGCAGCGAAAAAGATTTGACCATCATAAAGAAAAAGCAAGAGAATCCTAATCCTCTCATG GAAAAAGCCAGGCAACAAGGAGACCATGAAAGTCTTCACCGTGACATGATAGCTGGATTTGCAACATGGGAGTTCGACCCGACTGAACTGGAAAATCCATTTGTGGAAGGTGTAGGATCAGTACACATGTGGCAAGGGATGGAAGATAAGATTATTCCGCGTGaaattaatcaatatatatCAAAGAAGCTTCCATGGATTAAGTACCACGAAGTCCCTGGTTATGGACATCTTCTAAACGCTGAGGAGGGGAAATGCGAAGACATTATAAAGGCTCTTCTTGTCGATGGATGA